ATCAGGCCCGCGTCGGTCGGGGTCAGTGAATGGACCATCTGCAGGTACGTCGGCAGGTAGCCCAGAGCGCCCATCATGGCCAGGCCCATGACGGTGCCGGAGATGGTGGTCAAGGTCATGTTGCGGTTGCGGAACAGGTCCATCGGGATCAGCGGGTTCGTCGCCTTCAGCTCCACGAGGATGAACAGGGTCGCGCCGATGACGGTGGTGGCAATCAGGCCCAGGATGACCGGGTCACCCCACTCGTACTCCGTGCCGCCCCACGTGGCCAGCAGGATCAGCGAGGCGGTGGTGACGGTCATCAGTGCGGTGCCCAGCCAGTCGTAGCGGAGGTTCTCCCGGCTGCCCGTACGCAGGCGGAGGGCCAGCAGGGACACGGTGAAGGCGAGGAGGCCGAGGGGGACATTGATCCACAGTCCCCAGCGCCAGCCGGGGCCGTCGGTGAACCAGCCGCCGAGGACCGGGCCGAGCACGGAACTCACACCGAACATCGCGCCCATGATGCCCATGAACTTGCCTCGCTGGCGGGCAGGGACCACCTCGGCGACGATGGCCTGGGAGGTGACCATCATGCCGCCGGCGCCGAAGCCCTGGATGGCACGGGCGAGGACCAGCAGCTCCATCGACTGCGCGAAGCCGCCCATGGTGGAGCCGACGACGAAGGTGCTGATGCCGAACAGGTAGAGCCACTTGCGCCCCACCATGTCGCCCAGTTTTCCGAAGATCGGCATGGCGATGGTCATGGTGACCATGAAGCCGGAGATGACCCAGCTCATGTGGTTGACGCCGCCGAGCTCGCCGACGATGGTCGGCAGGGCGGTTGAGAAGATCATCTGGCCGAGCGAGCTCATGAGCATCGTGGTCAGGAGGGCGCCGAAAATGAGGCCGACGCGCTGGGCCGGCGCCTCGGGGCGTGTGGTGGTTACCAAGACAGTTCCTTCGAGAAATCGGAGATGATCCGACCGGTCTCGGGCAGCATGCGTGCCCGGGTGGCGGAGTCGGCGGGGGATTCGGAGTGGTGGGTCATGCGTGACATGTGGAGCCAGACGCTTTCGCGGATGAGGGCGGCGATGATGGAGGCCTCGATCTCAGGCGGCTGTTCGGCGAGCCTGCGGTCGGCGGGGTGCGCCTCCAGGTGGTCGACGATGAGCTGGTGGATCAGCTTCGCCTGCTCCCGGAAACGGTTGACGGACATCATCGCCACGGAAGGCTCGGCCGCGACGATGCGGTGGCGTCGTTCCCGCAGCACGTTCAGGAACTCCTGGTCGGCGCCGGCCTCAATGACCTCGCTCTCGGCGTCGTCCATGGTGGCCACGATCTGTTCCAGCGCGGATCTCACGAGGTTGTCGGAGGGCGTGTCCACCAGCAGGCGGCGGCGGTCCTCGGCGATCGACATGGGAGGCAGGCCGAGGACGGCCTCGTCCTTGGACTCCATGTAGTTGAAGAAGGTGCGCCGCGAAATGTCCGCGCCCCGGCAGATGTCCTCGACGGTGACGTTCTCGAACCCGTGCTTCTCGACGAGCGCCGTGGCAGCCTCCTCAATCCGCCTGCGGGTGGCCCGGCGTTTCCTCTCCCTGAGGGGGGTGTCATCAATCATGAGATGACACCTTACACTCGGTGCACCTTTGCACTCAAGTGCAAACTTTTTTCGGCGGTGCAGGCCGGATCGGGGGTATTCTCAGTGTCAATGATTCTCCGCCGACTCCACGCGTTCCGTAACCGGAAACGACCCGACCATCTCTTTCCCGGTCTGACACGGGGCAGGGCAGGTGAGCTCCGCTCCGAACTCAGGCATACCCTCGCCGAGAAGGGGGCGACAGTGCGTTTCGACGGTCGCCACGCCATCATCGAACACCCCCGGCGTGGCCGGGTCACCGTCAACCTGGAGAACCTCATCGGGGACGTCGCCGCCTCCCAGCACCCCAAGGCGGCGCACACTATGGCACGGGCCTTCGTCACCTCGATTCTCGACGGTGAGCACGCCGAGGACCTGGGCACAGCCGACCTCTACGCGGGCCTGCGCCTGCGCATCGTCTCCACGAAGAACCTCGTGCCGGAGGAGGCGGACATCGTCGCCGCCGCCACGCTCCACGAGTTCACCGTCGACACCGCGGTGACCCTCGTACTCGACACCGAACGCTCCATCCAGACCATGCCCCTGGAACGACTCCGGGAGGTCGACAGCCTGGACACTCTCGTCCGTGCCGCCCGTAACAACCTGCGCGAGGAACTCCTGGGGGCCAGGGTCCACGCGCAGACCCACCCCGGTTCCGAGGAACGCCCCGGGGCCTATTTCCGTTCCTTCGAATCCGGCAGCTACTACGTCGCCTCCGCGCCGCTCCTGCTCGAGGAGGTTCTCTACGCCTGGGCCCCTGACCTCGATCAGTCCCGCGGCGTCCTCTTCGCCATCCCCGCCCGCCATGTCCTGCTCGTCCGTGAGATCAGCACCGGCGAGGACCTGCTCGAGGGAATCGGCCGGCTTGCACCCGTTGCCGCTCAGCTCGCCGTCGACGGCACCCACACCGTCTCCCCGCTGCTGCACATGTGGCACGAAGGCGAGGTGACCACCCTGTCCTCCTTCGACCCGCAGGCCAAAGAGCTGAAGATCACCCCGACGCCCTACCTCCTGGATCTCATCGCGCGGGGCTGAGAATCACGAACGCCCCGCAGCGCCCGGACCACAGTGGCTGTGGCGGGCGGCGGGGCGTCGAGAAGCGGAGGCTAGTCGCGGTCCGTGTTGGCCATCGCGAGGACGTCGAGGCGCTTGTCCAGCTCCTCCTCGGTGAGCGTCTCACCGTCGACGAAGCCCATGTCGATGACGGTCTGGCGGATGGTCTTGCCCTCGGCCAGAGCGGTCTTGGCGACCTTGGCGGCGTTCTCGTAACCGATCGCGGAGTTCAGCGGGGTGACGATGGACGGGGAGGACTCGGCCAGGGTGCGCATGCGCTCCACGTTCGGCTCGATGCCGTCGACCAGGCGCTCCGCGAAGACGCGGGCGGTGTTGGCCAGCAGGCGGGAGGACTCCAGGACGTTGCGTGCCATGACCGGAATGAACACGTTGAGCTCGAACTGGCCCTGGGTGCCGGCGAAGGCGACGGCGGCGTCGTTGCCGATGACCTGGGCGGAGACCTGGGTGGCGGTCTCGCACAGGACCGGGTTGACCTTGCCCGGCATGATGGAGGAGCCCGGCTGCAGGTCCGGCAGGTGGATCTCAGCGAAACCGGTCAGCGGGCCGGAACCCATGAGGCGGATGTCGTTGGCGATCTTGTACAGGGAGACGGCCACGGTACGCATGGCGCCGGAGAACTCGACGAGCGCGTCGCGGTTGGCCTGCGCCTCGAAGTGGTTCTCGGCCTCGGAAAGCTCCTGGAGACCGGTGAGCTTCTTGAGCTCCTCGGTGACCTTCGCGCCGAAGTCGGCCGGGGTGTTCAGGCCGGTGCCCACGGCGGTGCCGCCGATCGGCAGCTCACCCAGGCGCTCAAGGGTGGACTCGATGCGCTCGATGCCCAGCTCGATCTGACGGGCGTAGCCGCCGAACTCCTGACCCAGGGTGACCGGAACAGCGTCCATGAGGTGGGTGCGGCCGGACTTGACCGTGTTCTTCCACTCCGCGGCCTTCTTCGCCAGGGACTCATGCAGAACCTTCAGGCCCGGGATGAGATCGTTGACGGCTGCCTCGGTGGCGGCGACGTGGGTGGCGGTGGGGAAGGTGTCGTTGGAGGACTGACCCATGTTGACATGGTCGTTGGGGTGGACCTCCGTGCCGTTGGCCTTCGCGATGGAGGCGATGACCTCGTTGGCGTTCATGTTGGAGGAGGTGCCGGAACCGGTCTGGAAGACATCGATCGGGAACTCGGCGTCGTGCCTGCCGTCGGCGATCTCCCGGGCTGCGGCGACGATGGCGTCAGCCTGCTCTGCCGCCAGGAGGCCACGCTCCTTGTTCACGATCGCGCAGGCGGCCTTGAGCAGGCCCATCGCGCGGATCTGAGCGGACTCGAGGCCGCGGCCGGAGATCGGGAAGTTCTCCACCGCACGCTGGGTCTGGGCCTGCCACAGTGCGTTCACCGGGACCTTGACCTCACCCATGGTGTCGTGTTCGATGCGGAATTCCTGCTCGGTCATGAAATCACTCATTTCTAACGTCGAGTTAAATACGGCTCGGGCTGATCTTACCCTCACGGGAGGTGATCCACACCGAGCTCCCTGACAAATTGGGGTGACTTCACAAATTTGCAGAGTTGACGGAGTCCGGCCGCGTCCGGAGCTGAGGGGGCGTCCGAGATCTGATTCTCTGCAGGGGTACACAGGCTGAGAGCCGTCGACGGATAGCATGGTCAGTGAGAACGTGGAAGCAGGATGGAGGATCAACGATGACGGGTGACCGTACTTCTTTCGACGTCGGCTATCAGCAGGACGCTGAAGGGCGCTCAGCGGGCGCCCGCCAGGAGGGGCAGTTCCGTGAGAGCCTGCGGAAGCTGCTTCTGCGCAACCTCGGTTTCAGCGACCGTGAGGAATCTCTTGTGGCCCAGATCGCCGGTGATGTGGGGCTGCGCATCATCGAGGGCGAACTCCTGCCGGGGGACGAGGTGAATTCGGTGGATCTGGCCAAGCAGTTCGGAACGAGTCGTACACCGGTCCGGGAAGCCCTGCTCATGCTGGAGAAGCACCGCATGGTGGAGGTTCCCGCACGGCGGCGCCCCCGGGTGTCGGATTTCCTCGAGGTTCCGGTCAAGGACCTGTATCACGCCCGTGCCCTGGTCACCGGCTTCATGGCTGAGGCGGTGTGCAGGAACTGGCAGGGTACGGACCTGGAACCCATGCGGGCGAAAGTGGCTCAGATGGCCGCCGCCTGCGACGCCGGAGATGTCAACGCCTTCTTCTGGGCCAACATCAGCTTCGGTGAATGCGCGACGTCCATCGCCGGTAACAGTCTCGTGGCAGGCTTCATTGACTCCATCGGCCTGTCCAGTCTGCGTCTCCGCCGTAAGTCCATGACACTCCCGGGGCGCATGGAGGAGTCGACGCGTGATCATCAGCGCCTGATGCTTGCCTTCGAGCGTCGCGATTCCCAGCTGGCCAAGGCCCTGTCCATGGGTATCATCCGGGACGCCTATCTTGCCCTGACCAACGACAACCCCGCCAACTGGCACTTCACCTAGAGAGCTTGTCGACATCCCCGTCGGTGCAGGAGGCCGGACCCGGCGAGAGGTGGGGCCGCCTCCGGCGGAGACCTAGTTCACGAGTTCCTCGGCCAGGGGAGTCTGAATGGCGCCTGCCTCGAGCAGCTGGTCAATTTCGCTGGAGGACTTGCCCAGGACATCGCGGAGGATGTCGCTGGTGTGCTCTCCGAGCGCCGGCGGGAAGGAGTCCCGGCTGCGGGGGTTGCGGCTCAGCTTGATGGGGTTGCCCAGGGTCTTCACGGAGGCCCCGTTCCCGTCGTCAAGCTCCACCACCATCTCGCGGTGCAGGATCTGGGGGCTGGTCAGGGCGAGGTCGAGCGTATTGACCATGCCCACCGGGATGCCGGCTTCATTGAAGAGGGCGACCCATTCGGCGGCGTCGCGCTCGAGGAATGCCGGCTCGAGGATGTCCCACAGCTCCTCCTTGTTTCTCAGGCGATCGCCGTTGAGGGTGAAACGGGGGTCGTCGAGAAGCTCCGGGTGGCCGAGGGCCTGGGCCATCGCCTGCCACATGCGCTCGGTGTTGGCGGTGGTGACGATGTCACGGCCGTCGCCGGCGGTGAACTGGCGATAGGTGGGAATGGCGTCGTGACCACTTCCCTGGGGGCCGGGGACATGCCCGGATTCCAGGTGGTAGGTGCCCTGGTAGGAGAGCATGGCCACCAGACAGTCGAGCATGGAGATGTCGATGTACTCGCCCTGGCCGGTTTCCTTGACGTTATGCAGGGCGGAAAGGATGCCGATGGCTGCGTGCAGGCCCGCTGCGATGTCGCCGACGGGGATTCCGGTGCGGACGGGGCGCCCGCCGCGTTCTCCGGTGAGGCTCATCGTCCCGGACAATGCCTGGACAATCATGTCGTAGGCGGGAAGGTCCCGGTCGGGGCCGCTCTGTCCGAAACCGGAAATGGAGGCCCAGATCAGCGCCGGATTGTTCTCCATCTCATCCTCCCGGTCGATGCCGAGGCGGGAGAGGACTCCTGGGCGGAAGTTCTCCACCACGACGTCGGCCGTCTTGATGAGCTCGCGCACCAGTTCAGTGCCTCCGGGCTTCTTCATGTTGATCACGACGGACTTCTTGTTGCGGTTGATGGTGTGGAAGTAAGCGCTGTCGTCGCGGATGAAGTGCGGGGGAACGGTCCGGCTGAGGTCGCCGGCGGGAGTTTCGATCTTGATGATCTGGGCTCCCATGTCACCGAGTATCTGGGTTCCGTGGGGGCCGGCGAGAAACTGCGTGAAGTCCAGAATCTTGATTCCGTTGAGGGGCCCCTTCGTGGGGGTGGCGGGGGTATTGGTTGAAGATTCCATGAATATCGCTTTCTTTTCCGACGGTGGCGGATAATGATGCAGGTCACAAGACAGGTGTCTAGTGACTTTCCTTTCGGTAACGACAGCTTAGGGCAAATATTCTTTTGTGTCGACACTTGACGAGATGTGGGTCACGTTTGTATGGTCATTGTCATGTTCATTACGCAGTGAGTGCGGGAACAAGTCGACACTAAGAGGTGTTGGCCAACGTTGAAAGGAACAGTTATGCGTCTGGAGAATGAAGTAGCAATCATCACCGGTGGTGGATCCGGAATGGGCCGTACCGGAGCCATCCGCTTTGCTGAAGAGGGGGCCGCAGTAGTGGTTGCGGATCTCAACCTCGAAGCCGCAGAGGAGACGGTGAGGCTCGTTGAGGAGAATGGCGGCCGTGCGGTCGCTGTCCAGGCTGATGTCTCCACCCTCGAGGGCAACCAGAAAGCTGTCGATGCTGCACTGGAGAATTACGGAAGTCTCTCCATTGCCTGGGCCAACGCCGGCGTAGCCACTGCAGTCAAGCCGCTTCTCGAGGCCACCGAGGCCGATGAGAAGCACTTTGATCTCATGCATGCGGTCAACGTCAAGGGCCCCTGGAACCTCGCCCGCGCCGCGATGCCGCACCTGAAGGAAACCAAGGGTTCCATGGTCATCACCGCCTCCCTCTCGGGTCTCACCGCCCGGCCAGGCAACTCCGCCTACTCCGCGACCAAGGGTGCGGCAGTCCAGATGACCCGTGCGCTGGCCATCGAGTTTGCTCCTCATGTCCGCGTCAACTCGATCTGTCCGGTCGCCACCGAGACCCCGATGCAGGATGTCTTCACCCCGGGCGACATGGCCAAGGTCATCCAGCCGAAGATCATCGCCGGCATCCCGATGGGCCGCCTGGCCAACACCACCGACATGGCTGACGCCGCGCTTTTCCTCGCATCACGCGAAGCCGGAATGATCTCCGGTCACAACCTTCCCGTCGACGGAGGCTCCCTGTGCTAAGCACCAAGACCCGAATTGCTGAATCTTTCTACGGCTCCTTCATTGACGGCCACATGGTCGATGAAGGCACCAACCGCACCTTCGACAGCATCAACCCCGCCAACGGTGAGGTCATCACCTCCATCCAGGCCGGCGGCAAGTCCGAGGTCGATGATGCGGTGGCCAGTGCCAAGGCGGCTTTCCCCGCCTGGCGTGATCTCCCCGGCGTGGAGAAGGGCCGTATCTTCCTGAAGATCGCCGAGAAGATCAAGGAGAACACCGAGCGACTGGTGTACCTGGAGTCGCTCGACAACGGCAAGACCCGCATGGACGCCCAATTCGACGTCATGACATCTGCGCGGTACTTCGAGTACTACGCGGGTCTGGCTGACAAACTGGCCGGTGAGACCATTCCGCTGGGGGATACCCACATCTCCTACACCCGCTCGGAGCCTTTCGGTGTCACCGCGCACATCGTGCCGTGGAACGCCGCCTTCCAGCAGGCCGCCCGTGGTGTCGCCCCGGCCCTGCTCGCGGGTAACACCGCTGTGGTCAAGCCCGCCGAGGACACCTCCATCACCACCATCGAACTCGCCCGCATCGCGGTTGAGGCAGGTCTTCCGGCAGGTGTATTCAACGTGGTCACCGGTCTGGGCAGGGATGCCGGTGCCGCACTGGTGTCCCACCCGGATGTCGGACGTGTCACCTTCACCGGTTCCGTCCCCACCGGCCAGGAGATCATGCGTGCCTCCGCCGAGAACCTCAACCCACTGACCCTGGAGCTCGGAGGCAAGTCCCCGAACATCATCTTCGAGGATGCCAAACTGGAGGATGCCATCCGTGGCGCCTTCTTCGCCATCAACATCAACGCCGGTCAGGTCTGCGCTGCAGGCTCTCGTCTCCTGGTGCACAGCTCCGTCCACGATCAGGTGGTGGACAAGCTGGTGGAGATGAACAGTCAGATCAAGCTCGGACCAGGCACTGACGCAGCCTCCCAGATGGGTGCGATCACCACCGCAGCCCAGTTCGAGAAGATCCAGGAGTACCTGGAGATCGGCCGCAACGAGGGCGCAGAGGTCGCCGTCGGTGGCTCCCGCGCCACAGGGGAGAACCTCGACGCAGGACGGTTCATCCAGCCGACCATCTTCGTCAACGTGCAGAACTCCATGCGTATCGCACAGGAGGAGATCTTCGGACCGGTGCTGTCCGTGATCAGGTTCGACACGGAGGAGGAGGCGGTGCAGATCGCCAACGACACCAGATACGGACTCACCGCAGGCGTGTGGACCCAGAACCTGGGCCGCGCACACCGCATGGCAGCCCGGATCCAGGCGGGACAGGTCAACGTCAACGACTACTTCGCCGGTGGTGTCCAGGCACCGTTCGGTGGTTTCAAGCAGTCCGGTTACGGCCGGGAGAAGGGCGTCCACGCGGTCTCCGAGTACCTGCAGACCAAGACCGTGAGCATGAAGCTCTGATGATCACAAGCGCTGAGCAGCAGCACCTCGACGCATCCCTCAGACTCCTCATTGAGCGGTGCAGGTCCCTGACCATTGACGATCTGAACAGCCGTGCGATCATAACCGCCAGGCACAGTCTTCTGGACTGGTTCGGATGCGCGGTGGCCGGAGCCAACGAGCCTGCTGCCCGGCGCTTCCGCGGCATCATGGATCCGGCGCCGGGCGATACCCCGCTGATCGGAACCCCCGACAGTCTCCACTGGCGGGATGCCCTGGTGATCAACGCCTTCAACGGCCACCTCCTGGATTTCGATGACATGCTGCCGTCGTTCTCCGGGCACCCCAGCGCGGTGGTTGTGCCCGCGCTGCTCACCGTCGGTGAGCAGACCGGGGCGGGCGTCGACAAGCTCCTCACCGCCCTGGTCGTAGGGACGGAAGTGGGGGATTGGGTGGCATCCCACGTCCTGCCCGGCCACTATGACGCCGGGTGGCATGCGACAGGCACCCTCGGCACCTTCGCCGCCGCCGCCGCTGTCTGTCACCTGCGCGGACTGAGCCACGA
This sequence is a window from Corynebacterium comes. Protein-coding genes within it:
- a CDS encoding MDR family MFS transporter → MVTTTRPEAPAQRVGLIFGALLTTMLMSSLGQMIFSTALPTIVGELGGVNHMSWVISGFMVTMTIAMPIFGKLGDMVGRKWLYLFGISTFVVGSTMGGFAQSMELLVLARAIQGFGAGGMMVTSQAIVAEVVPARQRGKFMGIMGAMFGVSSVLGPVLGGWFTDGPGWRWGLWINVPLGLLAFTVSLLALRLRTGSRENLRYDWLGTALMTVTTASLILLATWGGTEYEWGDPVILGLIATTVIGATLFILVELKATNPLIPMDLFRNRNMTLTTISGTVMGLAMMGALGYLPTYLQMVHSLTPTDAGLMMIPMMVGMIGTSTSVGFLIARSGNYKIYPVVGLGVMSVALWLMSQLTVGTTLIQLGIIFFLFGFGLGLVMQVLVLIVQNSFPIQIVGTATAANNFFRQIGSALGASLVGAMFIHNLQGNLADRLPGAFAQMGEEGQSYAEQFAAGGGASNSLTPEAVVQLPAPIREVILSSYNDGLAPVFLLMVPLTLFAMFILLPVKQEKLKETVE
- a CDS encoding TetR/AcrR family transcriptional regulator; protein product: MIDDTPLRERKRRATRRRIEEAATALVEKHGFENVTVEDICRGADISRRTFFNYMESKDEAVLGLPPMSIAEDRRRLLVDTPSDNLVRSALEQIVATMDDAESEVIEAGADQEFLNVLRERRHRIVAAEPSVAMMSVNRFREQAKLIHQLIVDHLEAHPADRRLAEQPPEIEASIIAALIRESVWLHMSRMTHHSESPADSATRARMLPETGRIISDFSKELSW
- a CDS encoding class II fumarate hydratase, with translation MTEQEFRIEHDTMGEVKVPVNALWQAQTQRAVENFPISGRGLESAQIRAMGLLKAACAIVNKERGLLAAEQADAIVAAAREIADGRHDAEFPIDVFQTGSGTSSNMNANEVIASIAKANGTEVHPNDHVNMGQSSNDTFPTATHVAATEAAVNDLIPGLKVLHESLAKKAAEWKNTVKSGRTHLMDAVPVTLGQEFGGYARQIELGIERIESTLERLGELPIGGTAVGTGLNTPADFGAKVTEELKKLTGLQELSEAENHFEAQANRDALVEFSGAMRTVAVSLYKIANDIRLMGSGPLTGFAEIHLPDLQPGSSIMPGKVNPVLCETATQVSAQVIGNDAAVAFAGTQGQFELNVFIPVMARNVLESSRLLANTARVFAERLVDGIEPNVERMRTLAESSPSIVTPLNSAIGYENAAKVAKTALAEGKTIRQTVIDMGFVDGETLTEEELDKRLDVLAMANTDRD
- a CDS encoding GntR family transcriptional regulator, which produces MTGDRTSFDVGYQQDAEGRSAGARQEGQFRESLRKLLLRNLGFSDREESLVAQIAGDVGLRIIEGELLPGDEVNSVDLAKQFGTSRTPVREALLMLEKHRMVEVPARRRPRVSDFLEVPVKDLYHARALVTGFMAEAVCRNWQGTDLEPMRAKVAQMAAACDAGDVNAFFWANISFGECATSIAGNSLVAGFIDSIGLSSLRLRRKSMTLPGRMEESTRDHQRLMLAFERRDSQLAKALSMGIIRDAYLALTNDNPANWHFT
- a CDS encoding CaiB/BaiF CoA transferase family protein — encoded protein: MESSTNTPATPTKGPLNGIKILDFTQFLAGPHGTQILGDMGAQIIKIETPAGDLSRTVPPHFIRDDSAYFHTINRNKKSVVINMKKPGGTELVRELIKTADVVVENFRPGVLSRLGIDREDEMENNPALIWASISGFGQSGPDRDLPAYDMIVQALSGTMSLTGERGGRPVRTGIPVGDIAAGLHAAIGILSALHNVKETGQGEYIDISMLDCLVAMLSYQGTYHLESGHVPGPQGSGHDAIPTYRQFTAGDGRDIVTTANTERMWQAMAQALGHPELLDDPRFTLNGDRLRNKEELWDILEPAFLERDAAEWVALFNEAGIPVGMVNTLDLALTSPQILHREMVVELDDGNGASVKTLGNPIKLSRNPRSRDSFPPALGEHTSDILRDVLGKSSSEIDQLLEAGAIQTPLAEELVN
- a CDS encoding SDR family NAD(P)-dependent oxidoreductase is translated as MRLENEVAIITGGGSGMGRTGAIRFAEEGAAVVVADLNLEAAEETVRLVEENGGRAVAVQADVSTLEGNQKAVDAALENYGSLSIAWANAGVATAVKPLLEATEADEKHFDLMHAVNVKGPWNLARAAMPHLKETKGSMVITASLSGLTARPGNSAYSATKGAAVQMTRALAIEFAPHVRVNSICPVATETPMQDVFTPGDMAKVIQPKIIAGIPMGRLANTTDMADAALFLASREAGMISGHNLPVDGGSLC
- a CDS encoding aldehyde dehydrogenase family protein yields the protein MLSTKTRIAESFYGSFIDGHMVDEGTNRTFDSINPANGEVITSIQAGGKSEVDDAVASAKAAFPAWRDLPGVEKGRIFLKIAEKIKENTERLVYLESLDNGKTRMDAQFDVMTSARYFEYYAGLADKLAGETIPLGDTHISYTRSEPFGVTAHIVPWNAAFQQAARGVAPALLAGNTAVVKPAEDTSITTIELARIAVEAGLPAGVFNVVTGLGRDAGAALVSHPDVGRVTFTGSVPTGQEIMRASAENLNPLTLELGGKSPNIIFEDAKLEDAIRGAFFAININAGQVCAAGSRLLVHSSVHDQVVDKLVEMNSQIKLGPGTDAASQMGAITTAAQFEKIQEYLEIGRNEGAEVAVGGSRATGENLDAGRFIQPTIFVNVQNSMRIAQEEIFGPVLSVIRFDTEEEAVQIANDTRYGLTAGVWTQNLGRAHRMAARIQAGQVNVNDYFAGGVQAPFGGFKQSGYGREKGVHAVSEYLQTKTVSMKL